DNA from Acidobacteriota bacterium:
GTGCCCCATCAGGCGGAAGTAGGCGCGCACCAGGTCCTTGAGCGCCCGCAGCCCCGCGTCGTCGGCCAGCAGCTGGGGCGTGAACTTCTGGTTGAGCAGCGTGCCGCCCGTGCGGACGTGGTCGAGCTTGCCGAGCGACTTGATGACCGCCGTCGGGCCCTTGCGGTCGGCGCCCTGGACCGGGGAAACGCCTTCCGAGACGGGCTCGCCGGCCAGCCGGCCGTCGGCCGTGGCCCCGGTCATCCTGCCGAAGTAGATATGGCAGGTCGTGGGCAGGAGGTTGATCCGGTATGTCCCGCCGCGCGGCGTCGGCCGGCCGTCGACGGCCTCGAAATAGGCCTCGAAGACCCGCTTCATCAGGCTGTCGGCGTAGTCGTCGTCGTTGCCGAACTTGGGCGTCCGGTCGAGAACGAGCCGGCGCAGCCCGTCGTGCCCGGCGAAATTGTCCCGGAGCGCGGCCGTGAGCTCGTCCATCGTGAAGCGGCGGTGGTCGTAGACGTTGTAGCGGACGGCGCTGAGGATGTCGGTGATCGAGCCCAGGCCGACGCCCTGGAGGTAGTTCGAGTTGTAGCGGGCCCCGCCGGCGTGGTAGTCCCGGCCGTTCCGGACGCAGTCGTCGACGAGGACCGACAGGAACGGCGCCGGGAGATGCTCGGCGCAGAGCTTCTCGATGACGTTGCTGCCCCGGATCTTGATCTCGACGAAATGGCGGACCTGCCGGCGGTAGGCCTCGAAGAGCTCGTCGAAGGTCTCGAACGAGGCCGGATCGCCCGTCGCCAGCCCGATCCTCTTGCCCGTCCGCGGGTCGACGCCGTCGTTGAGCGTGATCTCGAAGACCTTGGGCAGGTTGAAATAGCCGGTCAGGATGTAGGCTTCCTTGCCGAACGCCCCGGCCTCGACGCAGCCGCTGCAGCCGCCGTCGCGGGCGTCGGCGACGCTCTTGCCCTCGCGGACGAGCTCCTGGACGATGGCGTCCGTGTTGAAAATCGAGGGCTGGCCGAAGCCGGTCCTGACGATCCTGAGGGCCCGCAGCAGGAACGCGTCCGGCCCCTTGGCGCTGATCTGGACCATCGAGCTGGGCTGAAGGATGCGCATCTCCTCGATGACGTCGAGGATGAGGTAGCTGAGATCGTTGACGGCGTCCGTCCCGTCCTGCTTCAGGCCGCCGAGGTTGATCAGGGCGAAATCGGTGTACGTCCCGCTCTCCTCGGCCGTGACCCCGACCTTGGGCGGGGCGGGCTGGTTGTTGAACTTGACCCAGAGGGCCTCGAGGAGCTCCCGGGCGCTCTCGTTCGTCAGCGTGCCGTCGGCCAGGCCCTTCTCGTAGAACGGCCAGAGGTGCTGATCGAGACGGCCGGGGTTGAACGAGTCCCAGGTGTTGTACTCGGTGATGACGCCCAGGTGGACGAACCAGTACGTCTGGAGAGCTTCCCAGAAATCGCGCGGCGCCTCGGCCGGGACGCGGCCGCAGATCTCGGCGATGCGCTCGAGCTCGCCCCGGCGGACGCCGTCCCGTTCCAGCTTCGCCAGCTCGCGGGCCTTGTCCGCGTGGCGCCGGGCGAAGGCGATCAGGGCGTCGCAGGTCACGGCCATGGCCCTGAGCTCCTCCTGCTTGTCGTAGGCGTCCGGGTCGTTGAGGAAATCGAGCCCGGCCAGGGCGGAGGCGATGTCCTCCTTGAAGTCGTTCATGCCCTTCCGGAAAATCTTGCCGTCGCCGGCGGTGTGCCCGGGGGCCCGCTGCTCCATGAACTCGGTGAAGATCCCGGCCTCGTAGGCCGCGATCCATTCGGGCGTCATGGCCGCGAAGATGCGCTCGCGCTGGGACCGGCCCTTCCAGAACGGGATGATCTCGTCGGCGTAGACCCGGCGGGTCTCCTCGTCGGAGGCGAAGGCGGTCTTCTTCCGGTCGTTCAGGGTGACGAGGTCCTGGAGGGAGTGGATGCAGACCTCGGGATAGGTCGGGGTCGCCTTGGGGGCCGGGCCCCGCTCCCCGACGATGAGCTCGCCGTCATTGAAGACGATGGCCTTGTTTTCCAGGATGTGCTTGAAGGCCAGGGCGTGCCGCAGCGGCGCCGACAGGCCGCGCGTCTCCGGCCGTTTGTAGAATTCGGTCAGCAGCCGGGCCCGCTCGGCGCTGACCGTCGGCTTGGCCTCGAGCGTCTGCTGCCTGAGCTTCTGGATGCGTTCGTTCATGGCTATCCTCCGCGCCGGACATCGAAGCCCGCCCCGCGGAACGCGGCCTCGATCGCGGCCAGGCGTTCTTCGGACGGGGCCTCGAATTTCCGGAAATGGGATGCCTGGCCGATGCGGCCGGCCTTGTCGAGGCCGCCGGCATGGTAAGGCAGGAGAGCGATCCGCCGGATCGTTCCGAGCGACCGGACCAGGTCGATCGTCCGGCGGATATTGTCCTCGCCGTCGTTGACGCCGGCGATGAGCGGGATGCGGATCCAGACCTCGGGCCCGGCCGCGGCCAGGCGCCGGAGGTTGTCGAGGATGACGGCGTTCGAGACGCCGGCGTATTCCCGGTGAAGCGCCTCGTCGACGGCCTTGAGGTCGTAGAGGACGAGGTCGGCGCGGCGGACCAGGCGCTCGAACGGGGCGGCCGGCGCGAGGCCGGCCGTGTCCAGGGCCGTGTGATAGCCGTGCTCGCGGCAGGCGTCGAGGATGGCGCCGGCGAACCCGGCCTGGACGAGCGGATCGCCGCCGGACAGCGTGACGCCGCCGCCCGACTGCTCGAAGAAGATGCGGTCCTTCTCGACCTCGGCCATGACCTCCCCGACGCTCATCCCGCGGCCGACGATCTGCATGGCGTCATAGAGACAGGCCTCGGCGCAGCGGCCGCAAGCGTCGCACCTCGAGCGGTCGATGACGACCGCCCCCGCGGCGTCCTTGGAGACCGCGCCGGCCGGGCAGGCCCGCAGGCACGAGTAGCAGCGGACGCAGCGGGCCGGCCAGTGCATGAGCTCGGGGCCGGGATCGATGCTTTCGGGATTGTGGCACCAGAGGCAATGCAGGCCGCAGCCCTTTAGGAAGACGGTCGTGCGGATCCCCGGTCCGTCATGGATCGAGTAGCGCCTGATGTCGAAAACGCGGCCCTTCATGTCCGTGTCGTTTTGCGCCATGATCTTCGCCGATTCCCCATAACGTACTGACCGAGAATTACTTAATTGCTATTCTCATTTGTAATATATCAGATATCAGCAAGCATGTCAAGCTGTTTTTGGCCCCCCGCCCCGGGCCCCGGGCTCGAAGGCCGAGCCGCTCCCCGAGCCTGGGCAGGCCCGGGAGATCCGTGTTGTGGCGCCGGATTCGAGCGAGCGGTCGGCCGCCGCCGAGACCAAGCTCCGGGAACCCCGGCGCCTCGCCCTCCCGGGCGGCAGCGGCTGACGGATACGGAACTTTTCCGTACACATCGCCGCCGTTTTGATGTAAAAACATCCTCTGAGGAGCGCCATGCAGGAACGTCCCTCCTATGATATGCGCTATGTCCGGACGGTGACCCTGGTCTCGGCCATGGGCGGCCTGCTGTTCGGCTACGATTGGGTGGTCATCGGCGGGGCCAAGCCGTTCTACGAGAAGTTCTTCGGCCTGACCACGCCGGCCCAGATCGGCTGGGCCATGTCGAGCGCCCTCGTCGGCTGCCTCGTCGGCGCCCTCGTCGCGGGCGGCCTGAGCGACCGTTTCGGCCGCAAGAGGCTCCTCATCCTGGCGGGTCTGCTCTTCGCGGTCACCGGGGTCCTGACCGCGCTGGCCCCGACCTTCGCGTTCTTCGTCGCCAACCGCCTGCTCGGCGGCGTGGCCATCGGCCTGGCCTCCAACCTCTCCCCGCTGTACATCGCCGAGATCTCGCCCGCGGAGATGCGCGGGCGGCTTGTGTCCGTCAACCAGCTGACCATCGTCATCGGCATCCTGGCCGCCCAGGTCGCGAATTGGCTCATCGCCAGGCCGGTCCCGGCCGGCGCGACCGCCGCCGAGATCCTGGCCTCGTGGAACGGCCGGACCGGCTGGCGCTGGATGTTCGGGGTCGAGGCCGCGCCGGCCTTCCTCTTCTTCGCCCTCATGTTCATCGTCCCGGAGAGCCCCCGCTGGCTGGTCAAGAACGGCCGGGCCGCCGAGGCCGAAAAGGTCCTGGCCCGGGTCGGCGGTCCGGGCTTCGCCGCCGGAGCTTTGGGCGAGATCCGGTCGACGCTCGCGGCCGGCGAGATCGGCCGGGTCCGCTTCCGCGACCTGCTCGAGCCCGGCCTGGCCCGGGTCCTCCTCATCGGCGTCGTCCTGGCCGTCTACCAGCAGTGGTGCGGCATCAACGTCATCTTCAACTACGCCCAGGAGATCTTCACCGCGGCCGGCTACGGCGTCAGCGACGTACTCTTCAACATCGTCATCACCGGCGCCGTCAACCTGATCTTCACCCTGGTCGCCATCCGCCTGGTCGACCGGCTGGGCCGCAAGCCGCTGATGCTGGCCGGGTCGGCCGGCCTGGCGGTCGTCTTCGGGCTTATCGGCGCGAGCTACGCGGCCCACAGCCGGGGCCTGCACATCCTCCTTTTGGTTCTCTTCGCCCTGGCCCTCTACGCGGTCTCCCTGGCGCCCGTGACCTGGGTGCTGCTCGCCGAGATCTTTCCCAACCGCATCCGCGGCGCGGCCATGTCGGTCTCGACCTTCGCCCTGTGGTCGGCCTGTTTCGTCCTGACCTACACCTTCCCCCACCTCAACAAGGGGCTCGGCCCGGCCGGGACGTTCTGGATCTATGCGGGGATCAGCGTCCTGGGGTATCTTTTCATCCGGTCCCGCGTCCGCGAGACCAAGGGCCGGACGCTCGAGCAGATCGAGCGCGAGCTCGTGGACCGCTAGCAAGGAGACGGCAGGATGGACGAGGAGATCAGGCCGCGGACGGAGGAGCCGGTTCCCGTCCCGACGAACCCGGGGCGGCCGGCCGGGCCGGTCAGGCGCCTTTACCGGGAAGAGAAGGAGGTCTGGCGCCGGCATTACCGGCGGCATTTCAAGTGCGCCGCCCGGGCCCTCGGGCTTGGCTTCGTCGCCGGATTCGTTTTTTTCATGCTCTGGCCGGCCGAGGAAAAGAAGGCGCTCGAATTCGTCGTCCGTTCGTTCAAGGACATCCCGCTCCAGGCTTCGCCGCTCGTCCTCGCCCTGACGCTTTTCTATCACAATACCCGGGCCTCGATCGTCGCCGTCAGCGCCGGGATCGTCCCCTTCCTCTCCCTCCCCATCCTCGACCCGGTCATCAACGGAGGGGTCCTGGGATTGCTCTGTTCGTTCTCCCGGCACCAGGGCCTGAACGTGCCCCGGCTCGTCCTGACCCAGATCCTGCCGCACGGCATCATCGAGCTCGCGGCCGTCCTCTACGCGACGAGCGTCGGGCTCTACCTTTCGGCGGGCATGGGGCGGAAGGCGCGGGCCGCCTGGCGGGCCCGGAAGCGGGCCCGGTCGGAAGGCGAGGCCGCGGAGCCGCGGCCGGCGGATGCGGCGGGCGGAGCCGGCCCGGAGCCGGCGGCGGAAGAGGCGGCCGCGGGGACGGGGGGCGCCGGCCTTTTCCGCGACGTCGTCCGTTCGTTCGTCCTGGTCGTCATCCCGCTGCTCTTCGTCGCGGCCTTCATCGAAGGCTTCATCACGCCCCTTCTCAGATGACTGAGAGCGGCTCGACAGCGTCCGGGCTTTCGGCTATGCTCTCGAAGGGGAGGCTCCCATGCGATTCACCTTCGCCCACAACAACCTCAACGTCCTCGATCTCGGCGAAAGCCTGGCCTTCTACAAGGAGGCCCTCGGCCTCCAGGAGGTCCGCCGCCACGAGGCCGGGGACGGGAGTTTCGTCCTCGTCTATCTCGGCGACGGGCGCAGCGCCCACCGGCTCGAGCTGACCTGGCTCCGCGACCGGAAGCAGCCGTACGATCTGGGCGACAACGAGATCCACCTGGCCTTCACGGTCGACGACTATCCGGCCGCGCTGGCCAGGCACAAGGAGATGGGCGCCGTCTGCTTCGAGAACCCGGGGATTGGCATCTACTTCATCGAGGACCCGGACGGCTACTGGCTCGAGATCCTGCCGGAGACGCGCTGAGCCGCGCCTCCGAAGCTATTTCCGGACCGGGACTCCCACCGAGAGCTTGTGGACCGTGACGGTCCGGTACGTCTGCCCCGGCTCGAGGATGGTCGAGGGGAAGTTCGGGTGGTTCGGCGAGTCGGGGAAATGCTGGGTCTCGAGGCAGAAGGCGTAGTGCTTGCCGTAGGCGTGGCCGCCCTTGCCGATCACCGAGCCGTCCAGGAAATTGCCGGTGTAGAGCTGGATCCCCGGCTGGTCGGTCCAGATCTCCAGGATCCGGCCGCTCTCGGGCTCCTCGACGTGGGCCGCCAGGGCCAGCGTCCCGCCGCCGCTCCGGAGCACGAAGTTGTGGTCGTAGCCGCCGCCCTCGACCCGGGCGATCCGCTCGCCGATGGCGTGCGGGGCCGTGAAATCGAACGGCGTCCCGGCTACCGGGACGATCTCGCCCGTCGGGATGAGGGTCTTAGGCGAATCCACGGCCGTGATCTTGTCGGCCTCGAGCTGGAGCACGTGGCCCAGGATGTCGCCGCGGCCCTCGCCCTTGAGGTTCCAGTAGGCATGGTTGGTCAGGTTGACCGGCGTTTTCCTGTCGGTCGTCGCCTCGTAGCGGATCTCGAGCTCGTCCGCATCCGTCAGCGTGTAGATGACCGTGACCGCGAGATCGCCGGGGAAACCTTCCTCCCCGTCCTTGCTCAGATAGGAGAGCTTGACGCCCGTGCCGCGCTCGCCCTTGACCGCCTCGCCCTTCCAGACGACCTTGTCGAAGCCCCTGATCCCGCCATGGAGGGTGTTGCCGCTGTCGTTGGCGGGTAGCCGGTACTCGACTCCGTCCAGCGTGAACCGGGCCCCGGCGATGCGGTTGCCGTAGCGGCCGATGATCGCCCCGAAATACGGGTGGGCGCCGAGATACCCCTGCAGGTTGTCGAACCCCAGGTTGACGTCGGCCAGGACGCCGTTCCGGTCGGGGATCTCGAGCGAGACGAGGATGGCCCCGTAGGTCATGATCCGGGCCCGGAGCCCGTGCGCGTTCGTCAGGGTGAAGATCTCGACCGGCGTGCCGTCGGCCAGCTTCCCGAAATGTTCTCGTTTGGTCTTCATGGTCGCATCTCCTTGTCCAACGGGATCCGCCGCCGGAGCCGCCCCGCCGGCCGGAGCCGTGGGCTCCTGCTTGCAGGCCGGACCGGACAGGGCCAGGACGAGGGCCAGGGCCGCGGGGATGGCCCGTCTCATCGACGCTCTCATGTTCGCCTCCGAAGCGGAGATATTCCCCTCCATATGTATCCCAAACGGGGCCCGCGTTTCAACTGCCGCCCCGCGGAGAAAGGCGGGCACGGTTCGCCTCCCCCGCGGACCGCGGCCGCCGAACGTTGACCCCCTGTCCGCCGTATGGTATCTATTGGTGACTAGCATGGTCGGCACGGTCCTCAAGCATTACCGGATCGAAACCCAGCTCGGCAAGGGCGGCATGGGCGTCGTCTACCGGGCCCGGGACCTCCGGCTGGACCGGCCGGTCGCCCTGAAGATGATCCCGCCGGGCCTGGTCGAGAGCCCGGAGCGGCGGAGCCGCCTGCTCCTCGAAGCCCGCTCGGCCGCCGCCGTTTCCCACCCGGCCATCGCCCAGGTCTACGACATCGACGAGGTCGACGGCAACCTCTTCATCGCCATGGAGTACGTCGACGGCCGGACGGTCAGCCGGCTCATCGCCGACGGCGAGCTCGACCTCATGGGCGCCGTCGAGATCGCCCTCCAGGTCGCCGAGGGCCTGGCCAAGGCCCACGACGCCGGCATCCTCCACCGCGACATCAAGTCCGACAACATCATGGTCACCAGGGACGGCCACGCCAAGCTCCTCGACTTCGGCTTGGCCAAGCTCGTCGAGCCCGAGCCCGGCGAGCCCGTCTCGCCCGCCGAGCTGTCCCGGACGCTGACCCGGGGCCGGGTCCAGACCATCCCCGGCGCGGTCATGGGCACGCTCAGCTACATGAGCCCCGAGCAGGCCCGCGGCAAGGAGCTCGACAAGCGCAGCGACCTCTTCTCCCTGGGCATCGTCCTGTACGAGATGGTCACGTCGGAGCTGCCGTTCAAGGGCGAGACGCCACTCGACACGATGCACGCCATCGCCTACGAGGAGGCCCGGCCGGTGACCCTGGTCCGGCGCAACCTGACCCCCGAGCTCCACCGCATCATCTTCCGCTGCCTGCGCAAGAACCCGGAAGACCGCTACCCGGACGCCCACGCCCTGGCCGCCGACCTGCGCCGCCTGAAGCACGACCTCGAGACCGGAACGGCCGCCCGGCTGCCGGCTGGCGACCGCCTGCGCAATTGGGCCGAGCGGTGGAAGGCCTCCTTCCCCGGCGGCACAACTGGGATGATCGTGGTGCTGGCCGGCCTCGCCCTGGCCGCCCTCCTGGTCGCCTTCCACTTCGACCTGGGCGGCCTGATCGGCCCGGCCGTCCTCCTCCTTTTCCTGTACCGCTACGTGCGCAACCGGAAGAAGAGGCAGATCGCGGCCTTCACCCGAAAAGTGTCGAAGTTCCCGGAGGTCCGCCTGGTCGCCGCCCGCGGCGATCGGGTGACCGTGGTCGTGGACAAGGCCCCGGCCAAGGTTTACATCCGCATCACCGCCCTGGTCGACGATCTCAACCGCAGCCTGTTCATCGGGAAGGACATCCAGGCCGAGATCCGGACGGACATCACGAACGGCGAGGCGACCTCCATGCTGACCCAGGTGGGCGTGCTCTACGCCCGCGAGGAGGCGGCCGGCGGCGCCGGGAAGCCGCTGTCGAAGGCCTAGCGCGGGGCCTTCTTCTTCAGCGCCTCCATCCTCTTCTTGATCTCCGGCTGGTCCGGGCTGAGCTGGAGCGATTTCTCGTAGGCGGCCAGGGCCTCCTGGGACTTGCCCAGCCCTTCGTAGCACTCCCCGATCGAGTTGATGAGCGCGGCGTTGACGCCGAAGTGGCCGATGGCCCGGTCGAGCAGCGCGATGGCCGGCTCGAGATCCTTCAGGCGCTTATGGGCCTCGGCGGCCAGGACGAGCGTCTCGTACTTCGGCGACTTCTGGGGGTCGACGAACGCGGCCAGGGTCCGCGCCGCCTCGGCGGCATCCCCGAGGGCGAGGCAGGCCCGGGCCAGGCTGCCGGCGGTCTCCTCCGATCCCGGATCGCGGTCCAGGGCCCGCGCCAGGAAGGCGCGCGCCTCCGGGAAGCGCCCGAGGTTGAAGAGCTGGGAGCCCATCATGACCTGGTAGGCCGGGTCGCTCGTGTCCGGCAGCACCCGCGACGAGAACCAGGGCCGGGGGATGCTCTCGGCGAAGCTCAGATCGAACTCCTCCGACGCCGAGACGAGCTCGGTCCCCCCGTTGAGGAAGGAGACCCGGACCGTGTAGTGCGCGGGCGGGAAGTCGGTCAGGGCCACCTGCTCGAGGATGTTGTTCGGATCGGGGTAGTCCGCGTTCTTGTGGCGGATGTCCCGGAACGGCTGGCCGTCCTTGAGGAACTCGATGCGGACCTCCCCGCTGGCCCGGAGGGCCTCGGAGGCGTTGTTGACCTGGAAAGCCACGGCCAGCGTATCCTGCTTGGCGAAGACCCGATTGGGCTGGACGTAGATCTGGTACTGGCCGAGGCGGAAGGCCTTCATCTTGCGGGCCGCGGCCGGATCGAGCTTGAGCGCCCGGTAGCCGAGGACCGGCTGGGTCAGGGCGACCGACGGGCCGGCCGCGGGGATGCGCAGGGCCTGTTCGATCGAGGTGAATTCCTTGGAGGATTCGTTCTTGATGAGAACGGAGACGTTGTAGTCGCCGGCCACGAGCGGGAACAGGTCCTGGAAATCGAAGGGCATGCGGCTCGCCGACTTCATCTCCTCCGCGGTCAGCTTGAGTGCGACGGTCTTGTCGAACTGGTGGACGAGCCGGCCGTCGCCGGTCGTGATCCGGCCGTTGACCTTCAGGGTCGTGGAGAACGTCTCGTCGTACTGGTTGACCGAGAGCCGCCGCGGCTCGACGGTGTAATGGACGAAATAGAAGCCGGCGGGATCGAGGAAGACCTTGATCAGGCTGTCGCTGTCGAGGTAGTTGGCGGTGTATTCGACCTCGACCAGGTCCTTGTATTCCAGGAACTTGCGGGCGTATTTCGCCTCGACGGTGCGGACCGGGGTGGTCTCGATGCGCTGCAGCAGCAGGTCGGAGGACATCGACGGCCGGCCGTAGACGCTGTCGTTCTCGCCGGGCACGAGGTTCATCGAGACCGTGGCCAGTTCCGGCTCGATCTCCTTGAGCCTCTCGTAGGCCGTCTCGTAGTCCGGCCCGCCGGTCCAGCCGGCGATCAGGGCCTGGGGCCCGGCGGCGATCGGGCTGTACAGCCGGTATTCCCCGTGCCCGTTCTCCCGGTAGAAGACGACATTGAAGCCGGCCGGCAGCCCTAGGTTCGTCAGCCCCTGGTAGAACCAGACCTCGGTGTCGTAGGTCTGGGACTTGCCCTCGAACCGCTGGATGTCGCGGGGCTCGCCAAGGATGATGTAGATGCGGCCGCGATCCGTCTTCCGGCCCGGCCGGGGCGCGTCGCGCCCGTAATAGCGGTCGGCGTAGGCCAGACGGCGGTAATGTTCGGTCTTGGCCTCGTTCTCCGGGGTGTCAGGGTTGGAATCGCGCTGTTTCCAGAAGGCCTCGATGAAGAGGTCCCGCTCCCGGTCCGACTGGAGCTTCAGGAAGACCTCCCGCTCCATCGGCGCGACGATGTCGACGACCTCGTCGTCGAGCCACTTTTTATAGTTCTCGGGCAGCTTCGGCTTGGCCGCCTTCTGGCCGGCGGCCGCCGGGGCGGCCAGGACCAGGGTCACGGACAGGACGACGGCCGCGCACAGGGACGCGGCGAGCTTCGTTCGCATGGCCCGCATCAGGCCCTCCTTCAGGGATCTCCCGCTGTCAAGTCCCACCGGGTCCGCAGCCGGGTCAGCTCGGCGCCCGTCCCGGCGTTGAGGATCTGGTGGAGGAACACCGGCGCCGGGCCTTCGCCGGGCAGGCGCTGGACGACGCTCATGACCGGGTCCCCGTAAAAGGCCTCGGCCCGGTAAGAGACCTCGATCTCGACCGCCCGGCCGGTCCTCAGGAACTCCGGGGGGACCGCTTCGAGGGCCCACTGGACATAAACCGCGTTATTGACATGACGGTTCCAATCGATATGCCCCGATTCGACGCGGAACAGCGCCTCGGCCTCGCGGGCCGAGGGCAGGGGCAGCGAGTCGAAGGGGTCATTCAGGGCCCGCTTGCCCAAGGCGTAGGGGATGGCGATGGCCTGGTCGATCCTGACGGGCCGTTTCCGGGCCAGATCGACGATCATCCAGGAGCTCGTCGCCGAAAGGACGGGCCGGCCGTCCCCTTCGGCGACCTCGAAGTCGCGGATGGCGAAGTTGCCTTGCTTGTCCGAGGGCCAGGTCGTGACCTCGAGCCGCGCCCCCGCGGCCGGGGTGCGGTGGATGAGCACGTGATAGCGGGACATCACCCAGGTCATATTGCGCTTGAACAGGTCGAGGACGCCCACCCCCAGAGAGGCGGCGTGTTCCCCGGCGCAGTCCTGCAGGAAATTGAACAGGGCCGGGACCTTGACGAGGCCCCGGAAGTCCGTCTCGTACTGGTGGACGGCGTATTCCTTCCGATAGATCATGTCCATGGCCGAATCGATTATAATCTATTTTGGGGCCGGGCGCCCCTTCCGGATGACCGTCAGGACGTGATCCGCTGCTCGACCTGCCGCGGAGA
Protein-coding regions in this window:
- the hypD gene encoding trans-4-hydroxy-L-proline dehydratase codes for the protein MNERIQKLRQQTLEAKPTVSAERARLLTEFYKRPETRGLSAPLRHALAFKHILENKAIVFNDGELIVGERGPAPKATPTYPEVCIHSLQDLVTLNDRKKTAFASDEETRRVYADEIIPFWKGRSQRERIFAAMTPEWIAAYEAGIFTEFMEQRAPGHTAGDGKIFRKGMNDFKEDIASALAGLDFLNDPDAYDKQEELRAMAVTCDALIAFARRHADKARELAKLERDGVRRGELERIAEICGRVPAEAPRDFWEALQTYWFVHLGVITEYNTWDSFNPGRLDQHLWPFYEKGLADGTLTNESARELLEALWVKFNNQPAPPKVGVTAEESGTYTDFALINLGGLKQDGTDAVNDLSYLILDVIEEMRILQPSSMVQISAKGPDAFLLRALRIVRTGFGQPSIFNTDAIVQELVREGKSVADARDGGCSGCVEAGAFGKEAYILTGYFNLPKVFEITLNDGVDPRTGKRIGLATGDPASFETFDELFEAYRRQVRHFVEIKIRGSNVIEKLCAEHLPAPFLSVLVDDCVRNGRDYHAGGARYNSNYLQGVGLGSITDILSAVRYNVYDHRRFTMDELTAALRDNFAGHDGLRRLVLDRTPKFGNDDDYADSLMKRVFEAYFEAVDGRPTPRGGTYRINLLPTTCHIYFGRMTGATADGRLAGEPVSEGVSPVQGADRKGPTAVIKSLGKLDHVRTGGTLLNQKFTPQLLADDAGLRALKDLVRAYFRLMGHHIQFNVVTAELLRAAQAHPEKYRDLIVRVAGYSDYFVDCGAELQDEIIRRTEHQEF
- a CDS encoding glycyl-radical enzyme activating protein translates to MAQNDTDMKGRVFDIRRYSIHDGPGIRTTVFLKGCGLHCLWCHNPESIDPGPELMHWPARCVRCYSCLRACPAGAVSKDAAGAVVIDRSRCDACGRCAEACLYDAMQIVGRGMSVGEVMAEVEKDRIFFEQSGGGVTLSGGDPLVQAGFAGAILDACREHGYHTALDTAGLAPAAPFERLVRRADLVLYDLKAVDEALHREYAGVSNAVILDNLRRLAAAGPEVWIRIPLIAGVNDGEDNIRRTIDLVRSLGTIRRIALLPYHAGGLDKAGRIGQASHFRKFEAPSEERLAAIEAAFRGAGFDVRRGG
- a CDS encoding sugar porter family MFS transporter yields the protein MQERPSYDMRYVRTVTLVSAMGGLLFGYDWVVIGGAKPFYEKFFGLTTPAQIGWAMSSALVGCLVGALVAGGLSDRFGRKRLLILAGLLFAVTGVLTALAPTFAFFVANRLLGGVAIGLASNLSPLYIAEISPAEMRGRLVSVNQLTIVIGILAAQVANWLIARPVPAGATAAEILASWNGRTGWRWMFGVEAAPAFLFFALMFIVPESPRWLVKNGRAAEAEKVLARVGGPGFAAGALGEIRSTLAAGEIGRVRFRDLLEPGLARVLLIGVVLAVYQQWCGINVIFNYAQEIFTAAGYGVSDVLFNIVITGAVNLIFTLVAIRLVDRLGRKPLMLAGSAGLAVVFGLIGASYAAHSRGLHILLLVLFALALYAVSLAPVTWVLLAEIFPNRIRGAAMSVSTFALWSACFVLTYTFPHLNKGLGPAGTFWIYAGISVLGYLFIRSRVRETKGRTLEQIERELVDR
- a CDS encoding stage II sporulation protein M; amino-acid sequence: MDEEIRPRTEEPVPVPTNPGRPAGPVRRLYREEKEVWRRHYRRHFKCAARALGLGFVAGFVFFMLWPAEEKKALEFVVRSFKDIPLQASPLVLALTLFYHNTRASIVAVSAGIVPFLSLPILDPVINGGVLGLLCSFSRHQGLNVPRLVLTQILPHGIIELAAVLYATSVGLYLSAGMGRKARAAWRARKRARSEGEAAEPRPADAAGGAGPEPAAEEAAAGTGGAGLFRDVVRSFVLVVIPLLFVAAFIEGFITPLLR
- a CDS encoding VOC family protein gives rise to the protein MRFTFAHNNLNVLDLGESLAFYKEALGLQEVRRHEAGDGSFVLVYLGDGRSAHRLELTWLRDRKQPYDLGDNEIHLAFTVDDYPAALARHKEMGAVCFENPGIGIYFIEDPDGYWLEILPETR
- a CDS encoding aldose epimerase family protein — translated: MRASMRRAIPAALALVLALSGPACKQEPTAPAGGAAPAADPVGQGDATMKTKREHFGKLADGTPVEIFTLTNAHGLRARIMTYGAILVSLEIPDRNGVLADVNLGFDNLQGYLGAHPYFGAIIGRYGNRIAGARFTLDGVEYRLPANDSGNTLHGGIRGFDKVVWKGEAVKGERGTGVKLSYLSKDGEEGFPGDLAVTVIYTLTDADELEIRYEATTDRKTPVNLTNHAYWNLKGEGRGDILGHVLQLEADKITAVDSPKTLIPTGEIVPVAGTPFDFTAPHAIGERIARVEGGGYDHNFVLRSGGGTLALAAHVEEPESGRILEIWTDQPGIQLYTGNFLDGSVIGKGGHAYGKHYAFCLETQHFPDSPNHPNFPSTILEPGQTYRTVTVHKLSVGVPVRK
- a CDS encoding serine/threonine-protein kinase, with the translated sequence MVGTVLKHYRIETQLGKGGMGVVYRARDLRLDRPVALKMIPPGLVESPERRSRLLLEARSAAAVSHPAIAQVYDIDEVDGNLFIAMEYVDGRTVSRLIADGELDLMGAVEIALQVAEGLAKAHDAGILHRDIKSDNIMVTRDGHAKLLDFGLAKLVEPEPGEPVSPAELSRTLTRGRVQTIPGAVMGTLSYMSPEQARGKELDKRSDLFSLGIVLYEMVTSELPFKGETPLDTMHAIAYEEARPVTLVRRNLTPELHRIIFRCLRKNPEDRYPDAHALAADLRRLKHDLETGTAARLPAGDRLRNWAERWKASFPGGTTGMIVVLAGLALAALLVAFHFDLGGLIGPAVLLLFLYRYVRNRKKRQIAAFTRKVSKFPEVRLVAARGDRVTVVVDKAPAKVYIRITALVDDLNRSLFIGKDIQAEIRTDITNGEATSMLTQVGVLYAREEAAGGAGKPLSKA
- a CDS encoding GWxTD domain-containing protein, with translation MRTKLAASLCAAVVLSVTLVLAAPAAAGQKAAKPKLPENYKKWLDDEVVDIVAPMEREVFLKLQSDRERDLFIEAFWKQRDSNPDTPENEAKTEHYRRLAYADRYYGRDAPRPGRKTDRGRIYIILGEPRDIQRFEGKSQTYDTEVWFYQGLTNLGLPAGFNVVFYRENGHGEYRLYSPIAAGPQALIAGWTGGPDYETAYERLKEIEPELATVSMNLVPGENDSVYGRPSMSSDLLLQRIETTPVRTVEAKYARKFLEYKDLVEVEYTANYLDSDSLIKVFLDPAGFYFVHYTVEPRRLSVNQYDETFSTTLKVNGRITTGDGRLVHQFDKTVALKLTAEEMKSASRMPFDFQDLFPLVAGDYNVSVLIKNESSKEFTSIEQALRIPAAGPSVALTQPVLGYRALKLDPAAARKMKAFRLGQYQIYVQPNRVFAKQDTLAVAFQVNNASEALRASGEVRIEFLKDGQPFRDIRHKNADYPDPNNILEQVALTDFPPAHYTVRVSFLNGGTELVSASEEFDLSFAESIPRPWFSSRVLPDTSDPAYQVMMGSQLFNLGRFPEARAFLARALDRDPGSEETAGSLARACLALGDAAEAARTLAAFVDPQKSPKYETLVLAAEAHKRLKDLEPAIALLDRAIGHFGVNAALINSIGECYEGLGKSQEALAAYEKSLQLSPDQPEIKKRMEALKKKAPR